GTACTTTGGGGAAGATAAAGCCATCATCATCAATGACGATAAGCCGGCCATCCGCTTGATGGGAGATACCTTTTATGTGTATGGTACGCCGTGGAGTGGTAAATCGGACTTAAACACCAATGTTAAAGTGCCGTTGCAGGCCATTGTGTTTTTGGAGCAGGCATCTGAAAATTGTATTGAACGACTGAGTAATAAAGATGCCGTCAGATGGCTATATTATCAGAGCTTGCGACCGACAGGCCCTCGAAGTGAAGAAAAAACAAGTAACTTACTTAATCTTTTGGATAAAATAGTATGCCAGATACCCATCTATAAAATGGGATGTACCATCAGCGAGGAAGCCGTAGAGCTCTCATATAATACAACAATACTTGGCAAATAGGATAGGAGAATCTTTTATGAAAATAAAAAATGGATATATGTTGCGAGAAGTTGCCGGAGAGGCTGTTGTCGTACCTTCGGGTAAAGTTTCCCTCAATTTTCAGGGCATCATCTCCCTTAACGAAACCGGAGCTCTTTTGTGGAAACAGCTGGAGCAGGGCTGCGAGAAGAAGGATTTGGTTCAGGCACTTTTAGACGAGTATGAAGTTGACGCTGAAACAGCCGAGAAGGATGTGAATGAATTTCTTAAATTGGCAGGCGATGCCGGACTGATTGATGGATGAAATAGGCGGCCGCCGGGTTGATCTGGAACATATGCACCCCATCATCACCGAAAAGCTGTCCTCCGGCGGCGAAGTCATTTTCACCTCCGCTGGTACCAGCATGCTTCCGACACTTCGTGACCGTAAGGACCAGGTCTGTATTGTGCGGCCTCCGAAACGCCTGCGTAAGTATGACCTGCCGTTTTACACCAGAGACAGCGGCCAATACGTGCTGCACCGGATCGTAAAGGTAAATGCAGACGGCACCTACACACTCCGAGGAGATCATCAGCTTGTGAATGAAGAGGGGGTGCGTCCCGACCAGATCATCGGTCTCGTCAAAGGCTTCTGGCGCGGCGGCCGCTACATCTCTTGTAAAAACCCCTGGTACCGTCTGTATTGCCGAGTCTGGTGGCTTTTGTACCCGGTGCGTTGTGTGGTTTTGCGGGGGCGCGGGGGAGTTTGTGTCAAAAGTCCACCTAAATCCCCAAAATCGTGGTATAATTAATACATAATCTTAAAATAATCGGGAGGGTATTCTTATGGATTTCATTATTGGAAATAATCGTCATCAAGGGATGTTACTTCCAGACTGTATCGAGGATTATGTCGATGAAAATAATCCTGTACGTGTCATTGATGCTTATGTTGATACCTTAGATTTCGAAAATCTCGGATTTAATAAGTGGAAACCCAATCAAACAGGCCGCCCGATGTACTCGCCACGTGATCTTCTAAAACTTTATATTTATGGCTATATGAATCACGTGCGTTCTTCCAGGCGTCTGGAAATTGAGACCAAACGAAACCTCGAAGTGATTTGGCTGCTTCAAAAACTTTCCCCGGATCATAAAACCATTGCCCGCTTTCGCCAGCAAAATCCAACGGCACTTAAGAATGTCTTTAAAAACTTTGTACAGCTCTGTACCCAATGGGAGCTTTACGGTAAAGAACTGCTTGCGATTGATGGCAGCAAATTTAAAGCCTGGAATACCAAAGACCGCAACTTCACCAAAAACAAACTAAAGGATCGGATTCAGCATATCGAAGAAAAAATCGAAAGCTATCTTGATGCTTTAAATCAGAATGATGCACTTGAAAATCAAAGCACTTCTGAAATATCCAGCGATATAAGCGAAGTTATTCATCAGCTCACTGACCGCAAAACACTTTATGAATCTTTTTTAGCGGAGCTCGCTGAAAGCGACGAAACCCAAATTTCGCTTACCGATCCCGATAGCCGTCTGATGAAAACTAAAAACGGGCTTGATGTCTGTTTGAATATTCAAACCGCTGTCGACAGTAAAAACAAAATGATTGTTGAATTCACGGTTGAAAATCAAGCTCAGGATAAAAATTTAATGGGTCCTTTAGCTCAAAAAGCGGCAGATTTATTGGAAGTGCCCGCCATGACCGTCGTTGCAGATAACGGCTACGACAGTGTAAGTGATGTGGCTCAACTTTATCTCAGTGGTCATCGTCCTGTTGTTGCTGGAGGGGATTATGAATTTTGTATTCCTACAGATGCGGCAAATACTGAAAAGATTACCGACTATGATTCGAACGTTGCACGCGCGATTTATCTTCCAGAGCGTAATATTTTCATCTGTCCACTAGGAAAAGTGTTAAGGCCCTGTACTTATAATAAAAATAAACATGTTGCCAAATACGATAATACACAAGCCTGTAGACACTGTCCTAAAAAATGTACAAAAATGCGCTATTACCGCGCCGAGCGTGTCATGAAACCGTCAGAATACACCAAGGCCTTCGATGATTCCGACTTATTCCTTCGAAAAGTTCACATCTTTCAAAATAAAGAGATCGTTCGACAAAGAAAGGCCATTGTTGAGCACCCCTTTGGAACCGTAAAACGCGCAATGGGCATCTCCTATCTTTTACTGAAAGGCAAGCAAAAGGTAGAAGGTGAGATTGCGCTTGCTTTTCTTGCCTTTAATCTTAAAAGAGCCATCCATATCATGGGAATCCAGCCATTAATCCAAGCAATCCGAGCATAGCGCTTCTTTTTTTGCTCTTTTTTCAAAGTTCAACCTTTACCCAGGGGTTTGGGGACGGAGTCACCAACAAGAGACTGTGTTTTGACACAGTCTGGGGGCAGCCTCCCGGCTGCGGCGCCGATTTCGTTAACAGCCCCAGGCCTCTGCACCCATGCTGTCCCAACCCTGATGATTCCGTTCTTTCAGGGATGGCGAGGGTGCACAGGCCTGGGGCTTTGGGACAGGAGATTTCGTGAATACCAAGCGTACATACACCGATCGGGAAGTTTTTTCCTGGCTTTACCAGAATGCAAAAGGGCAGATTTTGGCCTGTGTGCTGCTGGTTTTTGCCAATATTGGGCTGGCCTGCATGGGGGTGGCTTTCGCGCTGGCGTCTAAAAGCGTCATTGACGGGGCCATGGCAGGGGGACTAGAGGTGCTTGTCTGGCGCAGCGCGGTTTTCTTTGGCATTATCGCGCTTCAGGCACTGCTGCAGGCCTACTGCCGCCATGCCCAGGCCACCATTCAGGGCCGGCTGGAAATGGGCTTTAAATCCCGCTTTCTGTCGGCTGTTTTAAAAAAAGATTATCAGGCGGTCATGGCTTACCACAGCGGCGATCTGCTCAACCGGCTCAGCAGCGACGTGCAGGCCATTGCAAACGGCGTGACCTCTCTGCTGCCCACCTTTTCCGGGCTCATCACCAAGATCGTGTCTGCCTTCTGGGTGCTCTGCATGCTGGACTGGCGATTCTCACTGATCTTTGCCCTGGCCGGGACGGCCATGTTTGTGGTCACTCGCTTTTTCAGGAAGCGGCTCAAGGCTTTGCACAAGCGGGTCCAGGAGACGGACGGGCGGGTGCGTTCTTTTTTGCAGGAGCTGTTGGGGAGCTTTCTGGTTATCCGCACCTTTCAGGTGGAGGAGGCCATGGAGGACAAAGGGAGACAGCTTCAGCAGGCCAATTACGACGAAAAAATCCGCAAGAACACCATCAGCGTGGTGGCCAATACAGGTATCAGCTTTATATTTAATCTGGGCTACCTCTATGCTCTGGTGTGGAGCTGCCACGGGCTGATCGCAGGAACCGTGAGTTTTGGGACACTGACCGCTGTGCTGCAGCTGGTCAACCAGGTGCAGTCCCCCTTTGTGGGCCTGTCCGGCATGCTGCCCCAATACTATGGCGCCCTGGCCTCTGCCGAGCGGATGATGGATATCGAAGCCCTGCCCGATGAGCCGGCGGTGGACAGCGCGCCCTATGACGCCGGGGCGCTGTACGCACATATGCTGGGGATCGAGTTGCGCAGCCTTAGCTTTCACTATGACCGGGATCCTGTGCTTAACCAGGCGGATCTATACCTTGAGAAGGGTAGCTTCGCGGTGATTTCGGGTTTGTCGGGCATTGGGAAGAGCACTCTGCTCAAACTGCTGCTGGGTG
The DNA window shown above is from Eubacterium limosum and carries:
- a CDS encoding PqqD family protein, translating into MKIKNGYMLREVAGEAVVVPSGKVSLNFQGIISLNETGALLWKQLEQGCEKKDLVQALLDEYEVDAETAEKDVNEFLKLAGDAGLIDG
- a CDS encoding S24/S26 family peptidase, translated to MDEIGGRRVDLEHMHPIITEKLSSGGEVIFTSAGTSMLPTLRDRKDQVCIVRPPKRLRKYDLPFYTRDSGQYVLHRIVKVNADGTYTLRGDHQLVNEEGVRPDQIIGLVKGFWRGGRYISCKNPWYRLYCRVWWLLYPVRCVVLRGRGGVCVKSPPKSPKSWYN
- a CDS encoding IS1182 family transposase is translated as MDFIIGNNRHQGMLLPDCIEDYVDENNPVRVIDAYVDTLDFENLGFNKWKPNQTGRPMYSPRDLLKLYIYGYMNHVRSSRRLEIETKRNLEVIWLLQKLSPDHKTIARFRQQNPTALKNVFKNFVQLCTQWELYGKELLAIDGSKFKAWNTKDRNFTKNKLKDRIQHIEEKIESYLDALNQNDALENQSTSEISSDISEVIHQLTDRKTLYESFLAELAESDETQISLTDPDSRLMKTKNGLDVCLNIQTAVDSKNKMIVEFTVENQAQDKNLMGPLAQKAADLLEVPAMTVVADNGYDSVSDVAQLYLSGHRPVVAGGDYEFCIPTDAANTEKITDYDSNVARAIYLPERNIFICPLGKVLRPCTYNKNKHVAKYDNTQACRHCPKKCTKMRYYRAERVMKPSEYTKAFDDSDLFLRKVHIFQNKEIVRQRKAIVEHPFGTVKRAMGISYLLLKGKQKVEGEIALAFLAFNLKRAIHIMGIQPLIQAIRA
- a CDS encoding ABC transporter ATP-binding protein, whose translation is MNTKRTYTDREVFSWLYQNAKGQILACVLLVFANIGLACMGVAFALASKSVIDGAMAGGLEVLVWRSAVFFGIIALQALLQAYCRHAQATIQGRLEMGFKSRFLSAVLKKDYQAVMAYHSGDLLNRLSSDVQAIANGVTSLLPTFSGLITKIVSAFWVLCMLDWRFSLIFALAGTAMFVVTRFFRKRLKALHKRVQETDGRVRSFLQELLGSFLVIRTFQVEEAMEDKGRQLQQANYDEKIRKNTISVVANTGISFIFNLGYLYALVWSCHGLIAGTVSFGTLTAVLQLVNQVQSPFVGLSGMLPQYYGALASAERMMDIEALPDEPAVDSAPYDAGALYAHMLGIELRSLSFHYDRDPVLNQADLYLEKGSFAVISGLSGIGKSTLLKLLLGVFTPDSGHIGFRMDDGFRITADRQTRGLFAYVPQGNFLLSGTIRANIAFIRPEATEDEIIQAAELSCAMDFINGLPMGMDAVIGEKGLGLSEGQVQRLAIARALLGGAPILLLDEVTSALDAETEKQVLENIKCLRNRTCLIVTHKAAALTVCDVVLRIVDGKIIMEKR